In the genome of Nocardia sp. NBC_00416, one region contains:
- a CDS encoding energy-coupling factor transporter transmembrane component T: MSTVLLRRVPVASPVHNLWAGTKMIAAFLISLLLMVLPSWPVLGIMIVFLIAIGVVARLPLGVLPRLPLLFWLLIGLGAVVNLPVGGTALLRYAQVVVFGLILVAASMLIAWTTPMSDIAPALATLGRPLRRFRVPVDELAVVVALTLRGLPLLLEEIRILRAARRLRPKPDLLHRTTDPVIDILTAAMAVSTRRAGELGEAITARGGTGQLTARPASPGRNDVFALVVVVAVCAGALVVEILL; encoded by the coding sequence ATGAGCACCGTCCTGCTCCGCCGGGTTCCGGTGGCCAGCCCGGTACACAACCTGTGGGCCGGAACGAAGATGATCGCCGCGTTCCTGATCAGCCTGCTGCTGATGGTCCTGCCGAGCTGGCCGGTCCTCGGCATCATGATCGTGTTCCTGATCGCCATCGGAGTCGTGGCGCGGCTCCCGCTGGGCGTCCTGCCGCGGCTGCCACTGCTGTTCTGGCTCCTGATAGGCCTCGGCGCGGTGGTCAACCTACCCGTCGGCGGGACGGCACTACTGCGCTACGCCCAGGTGGTCGTATTCGGGCTGATCCTGGTCGCGGCCTCGATGCTGATCGCCTGGACCACCCCCATGAGCGATATCGCCCCGGCCCTGGCCACCCTCGGCCGCCCACTACGCCGATTCCGGGTTCCGGTGGACGAACTGGCGGTGGTGGTGGCGTTGACCCTGCGCGGGCTCCCGCTGCTGCTCGAGGAGATCCGCATCCTGCGCGCCGCGCGACGGCTGCGTCCCAAACCCGATCTGCTGCACCGCACCACGGACCCGGTCATCGATATCCTCACCGCCGCCATGGCCGTATCGACACGGCGTGCCGGGGAACTGGGCGAGGCGATCACGGCGCGCGGCGGCACCGGGCAACTCACCGCGCGACCGGCCTCCCCGGGTCGCAATGACGTGTTCGCGCTGGTCGTGGTGGTAGCGGTATGCGCGGGAGCGTTGGTGGTCGAAATCCTGCTGTGA
- a CDS encoding MBL fold metallo-hydrolase yields the protein MRPRTLAAAAGGLAGMTVLGWVLRALDGLPASLGASVSAIAPTATGARSYRDRQFHNTEPAAPIVVRDNPSGLLSMIAGMREGRPKGSIPLAEPEQPAAPADLAVTWYGHASALIEIDGYRVLTDPVWSERVSPSRLVGPSRIHPAPVALADLPPVDAVVISHDHYDHLDADTIATLVTTQQAVFVVPIGVGSHLRHWGVPEGRIVELDWGCSYSLTDPDGARRELTIVCAEARHFSGRGLVRNTTLWAGWALVGPDHRAYFGGDTGFTKAFATTGAQWGPFDLTLLPIGAYDPHWADIHMNPEEAVRAHADLCLGEPAHGVLVPIHWATFNLAPHPWAEPVHRLVDAAAAAGTEIAVPVPGQRLDLRDLPPGRSWWEDMG from the coding sequence ATGCGACCCCGCACCCTCGCCGCCGCGGCGGGCGGACTGGCCGGAATGACGGTTCTCGGCTGGGTGCTGCGCGCACTGGACGGGCTTCCGGCGTCGCTGGGCGCCTCGGTATCGGCGATCGCGCCGACCGCCACGGGCGCCCGTAGCTACCGCGACCGGCAGTTCCACAACACCGAACCCGCCGCACCGATCGTCGTGCGCGACAACCCGTCCGGGCTGTTGTCGATGATCGCCGGTATGCGGGAGGGGCGGCCGAAGGGGTCGATCCCGCTGGCCGAGCCCGAACAACCGGCGGCGCCCGCGGATCTCGCGGTCACCTGGTACGGACACGCCAGTGCACTGATCGAGATCGACGGTTATCGCGTGCTCACCGATCCGGTGTGGAGCGAGCGGGTCTCGCCGTCCCGCTTGGTCGGGCCGTCCCGGATCCATCCTGCCCCGGTGGCACTCGCCGATCTGCCACCGGTGGACGCGGTGGTCATCTCGCACGACCACTACGACCATCTGGACGCCGACACCATCGCCACCCTGGTGACCACGCAGCAGGCGGTCTTCGTGGTACCGATCGGAGTCGGGTCGCATCTGCGGCACTGGGGTGTGCCCGAGGGCCGGATCGTCGAATTGGACTGGGGTTGTTCGTATTCGCTGACCGACCCGGACGGTGCGCGTCGTGAACTGACGATCGTCTGCGCCGAGGCCCGGCATTTCTCGGGTCGCGGGCTGGTCCGCAACACCACGCTGTGGGCGGGCTGGGCGCTCGTCGGCCCCGACCATCGGGCCTACTTCGGTGGGGACACCGGGTTCACCAAGGCGTTCGCGACGACGGGCGCGCAATGGGGGCCCTTCGATCTGACCCTGCTGCCGATCGGCGCCTACGACCCGCACTGGGCCGACATCCATATGAACCCGGAGGAGGCGGTGCGCGCGCACGCCGATCTCTGCCTGGGTGAACCGGCACACGGTGTACTGGTGCCGATCCACTGGGCGACGTTCAACCTGGCCCCGCACCCGTGGGCCGAGCCCGTCCACCGGTTGGTGGACGCGGCCGCGGCGGCCGGTACCGAGATCGCGGTGCCGGTGCCCGGTCAGCGGCTCGATCTCCGTGACCTCCCGCCGGGGCGCTCCTGGTGGGAGGATATGGGGTGA
- a CDS encoding ATP-binding cassette domain-containing protein, with translation MSDQFAATRPGEPDQRAGGPGGDASPPSGRGAALRPIELATGAVLGGVTVGLVTVGAVIPFAAALQLVAAVPMGLLAHRYRFRTVLTASVSAALVTFVAAGLTAAIAMVATATIGGIVGTVKRRHGGIIAVTGLSILAGAAWGAFSIGFLLAFSATRNLLFDTARNTATGLANLTSRQQQLEPLGRGVLNLTEVVLQWWWLYIGGTVMAGTVVTALVSWFVLGSVLDRLDWLPGTDRLDAPADDRPIAPLPVTLRTAGYRYPGAPADALTAIDLRVEIGEFVAVVGHNGSGKSTLTRLLAGLPPSTGTVDRPGSAGLGHLGGTALVLQRPESQTLGVLVADDVVWGLPTELAVEVDIDGLLHEVGLDGMGDRETAALSGGQQQRLAVAAALARRPALLIADEATSMIDPEGRRELVALLAELPKRHTMAVVLVTHHEADAAAADRVVHLAAGRMVGHLPAWPKPARAQRRRPMGEAILELRGVRHTYNRGTPWEAPALHGVDLTVRRGEALLVVGGNGSGKSTLAWIMAGLIAPSTGRCELAGKPVSKQIGRVELAFQHSRLQLQRHTVGEEIADWGGEGTGSGTVGRALDAVGLDRSLTTRSIEELSGGQAKRVVLAAIVAAHPQVVVLDEPLAGLDPEGRADIVELLARLRDSGLTLIVISHDVEDVAAICDRTVHLRAGQIPEAAAEQLPLPAPEADTAAGPPVRPPGPAHPGAAWRPRAGDAHGIDHGGTS, from the coding sequence GTGAGTGACCAGTTCGCAGCCACCCGTCCCGGCGAACCGGACCAACGCGCCGGCGGCCCCGGGGGCGACGCTTCGCCGCCGAGCGGGCGCGGCGCGGCATTGCGCCCGATCGAACTGGCCACCGGCGCGGTACTCGGCGGAGTCACCGTCGGCCTGGTCACCGTCGGCGCCGTCATCCCGTTCGCGGCCGCGCTCCAACTCGTCGCGGCGGTCCCCATGGGCCTGCTCGCGCACCGCTACCGATTCCGGACGGTCCTCACCGCGTCGGTCTCGGCCGCCCTGGTCACCTTCGTGGCCGCCGGGCTCACCGCCGCCATCGCGATGGTCGCCACCGCCACCATCGGCGGCATCGTCGGCACCGTCAAACGCCGCCACGGCGGCATCATCGCGGTCACCGGACTATCGATCCTGGCCGGCGCCGCCTGGGGCGCCTTCTCGATCGGTTTCCTGCTGGCCTTCTCCGCGACCCGCAACTTGCTCTTCGACACCGCCCGCAACACCGCCACCGGTCTGGCGAACCTCACTTCCCGCCAGCAGCAACTCGAACCCCTCGGCCGCGGTGTCCTGAACCTCACCGAAGTGGTGCTGCAGTGGTGGTGGCTGTACATCGGCGGGACCGTCATGGCCGGGACCGTGGTCACCGCCCTGGTGTCCTGGTTCGTCCTCGGTTCCGTACTGGACCGCCTCGACTGGCTCCCCGGCACCGACCGCCTCGACGCGCCCGCCGACGATCGCCCTATCGCGCCCCTGCCGGTCACCCTGCGCACCGCCGGATACCGCTATCCCGGCGCCCCCGCGGACGCGCTCACCGCTATCGACCTCCGAGTGGAGATCGGCGAATTCGTCGCGGTGGTCGGGCACAACGGGTCCGGTAAATCCACGCTCACCCGGCTACTGGCCGGCCTGCCACCCAGCACGGGCACGGTCGACCGCCCCGGCTCGGCCGGCCTGGGCCATCTGGGCGGCACCGCGCTGGTACTGCAGCGACCGGAGAGCCAGACCCTCGGCGTCCTGGTCGCCGACGACGTCGTGTGGGGACTGCCCACCGAACTCGCGGTCGAGGTCGATATCGACGGCCTGCTGCACGAGGTCGGACTGGACGGCATGGGCGACCGGGAGACCGCGGCCCTGTCCGGCGGACAACAGCAACGGCTGGCCGTCGCCGCGGCCCTGGCCCGCCGACCGGCGTTGCTCATCGCCGACGAAGCCACCTCGATGATCGACCCGGAAGGCCGCCGCGAACTGGTCGCACTGCTGGCCGAACTCCCGAAACGACACACCATGGCCGTGGTACTGGTCACCCACCACGAAGCCGACGCCGCCGCCGCCGACCGCGTGGTGCACCTGGCGGCCGGCCGGATGGTCGGCCATCTGCCGGCCTGGCCGAAACCGGCCCGCGCGCAGCGCCGTCGGCCCATGGGCGAGGCGATACTGGAACTGCGCGGAGTCCGCCACACCTACAACCGGGGCACGCCCTGGGAGGCGCCGGCACTGCACGGGGTAGATCTCACGGTGCGGCGCGGCGAAGCGCTGCTGGTGGTCGGGGGGAACGGCTCCGGTAAATCGACCCTGGCCTGGATCATGGCCGGGCTCATCGCGCCCAGTACCGGCCGCTGCGAACTGGCCGGCAAACCCGTCAGCAAACAGATCGGCCGGGTAGAACTGGCCTTTCAGCATTCCCGGCTGCAACTACAGCGCCACACCGTCGGCGAGGAGATCGCCGACTGGGGCGGCGAGGGCACCGGGTCCGGCACTGTGGGCAGAGCGCTGGACGCGGTCGGCCTGGACCGGTCACTGACCACGCGTTCTATCGAAGAACTCAGCGGCGGCCAGGCGAAACGAGTGGTGCTGGCGGCCATCGTCGCCGCCCACCCCCAGGTGGTGGTCCTGGACGAACCGCTGGCCGGACTCGACCCCGAGGGCCGCGCCGATATCGTCGAACTCCTGGCCCGGCTGCGCGATTCCGGGCTGACCCTGATCGTCATCTCGCACGACGTCGAGGATGTGGCGGCCATCTGCGACCGCACCGTGCATCTGCGCGCCGGGCAGATCCCGGAGGCCGCGGCCGAGCAACTCCCGCTACCCGCGCCGGAAGCCGATACCGCCGCCGGTCCGCCCGTCCGGCCACCCGGACCGGCCCACCCGGGCGCGGCCTGGCGCCCGCGCGCGGGCGACGCCCACGGCATCGATCACGGAGGCACGTCATGA
- a CDS encoding helix-turn-helix transcriptional regulator yields MSPVRRGETLPIFNRIAVLRAEHRMSRAALADAVNVNPQTIGALERGNHYPSLDLALRICEVFRLPVEAVFSRTEFTPLSAEVYSREKGQQP; encoded by the coding sequence GTGAGTCCAGTGAGACGCGGGGAAACCCTGCCGATATTCAACCGGATCGCAGTACTGCGGGCGGAACATCGGATGTCGCGGGCCGCCCTGGCCGACGCGGTGAACGTCAACCCTCAGACGATCGGCGCCCTCGAACGCGGCAACCACTATCCGAGCCTGGACCTGGCCCTGCGGATCTGCGAGGTGTTCCGGCTCCCGGTGGAGGCGGTGTTCTCCCGAACCGAATTCACGCCCCTGTCGGCCGAGGTGTACTCCCGAGAGAAAGGACAGCAGCCATGA
- a CDS encoding antitoxin — protein sequence MSLMDNLKNLVGKGQETAAKNSDKINQAVDKAGDFLDQKTKGKYSDKIQKGKEAARKVVPPDQQGGPGQPPGAPGTDPRP from the coding sequence ATGAGCTTGATGGACAACCTGAAGAACCTGGTCGGCAAAGGCCAGGAGACCGCGGCAAAGAATTCGGACAAGATCAATCAGGCGGTCGACAAGGCCGGGGATTTCCTCGACCAGAAGACCAAGGGCAAGTATTCGGACAAAATCCAGAAGGGCAAGGAAGCCGCCCGCAAGGTGGTCCCGCCGGACCAGCAGGGTGGTCCCGGCCAGCCGCCCGGAGCCCCCGGCACGGATCCGCGTCCGTGA
- a CDS encoding carboxyl transferase domain-containing protein: MTRSRVGARQLLGQLLDPGSFVSWDSPPLDVARTGTYRSALARAGAAAGTDESVLTGEGLLRGRRVAVIACEFGFLAGSVGVAAAERIVTAVERATELGLPLVASPTSGGTRMQEGTLAFVQMVKVAGAVAAHKSAGHPYVVYLRNPTMGGVFASWGSLGHITFAEPGALIGFLGPRVYEALYGHPFPEGVQTAENLYHNGVIDGVVEVTVFRRIAHRALSVFSGVVRQPDEAITVAAQEVRDTGAGADAWTSVLASRRSDRPGLRELLRRTTQRVLLSGTGQGEADRTVVLALARFHGRPCVVFGHDRADQDPERTMGPAALREARRSMQLAAELRLPLVLVIDTIGAALSKEAEERGLAPEIARCLADLVTLDTPTVSVLLGQGTGGGALALLPADRVLAAAHGWLAPLPPEGASAIVHRDTGHASKMAVAQRIRAADLLADGIVDRIVPEYPDAADEPVEFTRRTVAAIAAELTLLSTRSPAELRATRQRRYRRLGVPGRDERPSESGPR; this comes from the coding sequence ATGACGCGGTCGCGGGTCGGCGCTCGGCAACTGCTCGGGCAACTACTGGATCCGGGCTCCTTCGTGAGCTGGGATTCTCCGCCGTTGGACGTGGCGCGGACCGGTACCTACCGGTCCGCGCTCGCACGGGCGGGCGCCGCGGCGGGAACCGACGAGTCGGTGCTCACCGGTGAGGGCCTGCTACGCGGGCGGCGCGTCGCGGTCATCGCGTGCGAGTTCGGATTTCTGGCCGGTTCGGTAGGGGTCGCCGCCGCCGAGCGGATCGTCACGGCGGTCGAGCGTGCTACCGAACTGGGGTTGCCGCTGGTCGCCTCGCCTACCTCGGGCGGCACCAGGATGCAGGAGGGCACTCTCGCCTTCGTGCAGATGGTGAAGGTCGCCGGTGCGGTGGCCGCGCACAAATCGGCCGGTCACCCCTATGTGGTGTATCTGCGCAACCCGACCATGGGTGGTGTGTTCGCCTCGTGGGGGTCGCTCGGGCACATCACCTTCGCCGAGCCGGGCGCGCTGATCGGATTTCTCGGGCCACGGGTGTACGAGGCGCTCTACGGTCATCCGTTTCCCGAAGGGGTGCAGACCGCGGAGAACCTCTACCACAACGGGGTGATCGACGGGGTCGTCGAGGTCACCGTGTTCCGGCGCATCGCGCATCGCGCGCTGAGTGTGTTCAGCGGAGTCGTACGACAGCCCGACGAAGCGATAACGGTTGCCGCCCAAGAGGTCCGGGATACCGGCGCGGGCGCCGACGCCTGGACGTCGGTGCTGGCCTCCCGGCGCTCGGATCGGCCGGGACTGCGCGAACTCCTGCGCCGCACCACGCAGCGGGTTCTGCTCAGCGGCACCGGTCAGGGGGAAGCGGATCGAACCGTGGTGCTGGCCCTGGCCCGGTTCCACGGCCGACCGTGTGTGGTGTTCGGTCACGATCGCGCCGATCAGGATCCCGAGCGCACGATGGGCCCGGCCGCGCTCCGCGAAGCGCGCCGCAGTATGCAGCTCGCGGCCGAACTCCGGTTACCGCTGGTGCTGGTGATCGATACGATCGGCGCCGCGCTGTCCAAAGAGGCCGAGGAGCGTGGTCTGGCCCCTGAGATCGCCCGGTGTCTGGCCGATCTGGTGACGCTGGACACCCCCACGGTCTCGGTACTGCTCGGCCAGGGAACCGGGGGCGGCGCGCTCGCGCTGCTGCCCGCGGACCGGGTGTTGGCGGCCGCACACGGCTGGCTCGCGCCGCTGCCGCCGGAGGGGGCGAGCGCCATCGTCCATCGGGATACCGGACATGCTTCGAAAATGGCTGTGGCGCAACGTATCAGGGCCGCGGATCTGCTGGCCGACGGAATCGTGGACCGTATCGTGCCCGAGTACCCCGATGCCGCGGACGAGCCGGTCGAGTTCACCCGCCGCACGGTCGCGGCGATCGCCGCGGAGCTCACCCTGCTGAGCACACGTTCGCCCGCGGAGCTGCGGGCGACCCGGCAGCGTCGTTACCGCCGGCTGGGAGTGCCGGGCCGGGACGAGCGGCCGTCGGAGTCCGGCCCTCGGTAA
- a CDS encoding antitoxin: MDFKGLADKALGLARKNADKVDPLIEKVGDAVDKKTGGKYAGQVDKAQEAARKAVRDQKK; this comes from the coding sequence ATGGATTTCAAGGGCTTGGCCGACAAGGCTCTGGGTTTGGCGCGCAAGAACGCCGACAAGGTGGATCCGCTGATCGAGAAGGTGGGGGACGCCGTGGACAAGAAGACGGGCGGCAAGTACGCGGGACAGGTCGACAAAGCCCAGGAAGCAGCGCGAAAGGCTGTGCGCGACCAGAAGAAGTAG
- a CDS encoding aldo/keto reductase translates to MTTRREAGVVPPIVLNDGSLIPQLGFGVFQVPADQVFDTVTAALQAGYRSIDTAAVYENEKGTGHAIRHFGLPRDEVFVTTKLWNADQGYDSTLRAFDASLQRLGLDYLDLYLIHWPVPSANRFVDTFRAFQRLKADGRVRSIGVSNFRIADLDRLIAETGETPSVNQIELHPRLAQRELREYHAEHAIATEAWSPLGQGTLLDDPVITAIAADLDRSPAQVIIRWHLQLGNVVIPKSVTPARIAENFDVFGFELSNEQVKAISGLDDGTRTGANPDTFAMGLES, encoded by the coding sequence GTGACCACTAGACGTGAGGCCGGTGTAGTTCCTCCGATCGTGTTGAACGACGGGAGCCTGATACCACAGCTCGGGTTCGGGGTGTTCCAGGTTCCGGCGGACCAGGTATTCGATACCGTCACCGCCGCGCTGCAAGCCGGCTACCGCAGTATCGATACCGCGGCGGTCTACGAGAACGAAAAGGGAACCGGACATGCCATCCGGCACTTCGGACTGCCCCGCGACGAGGTCTTCGTCACGACGAAACTGTGGAATGCCGACCAGGGCTACGACTCCACCCTGCGCGCTTTCGACGCGAGCCTGCAGCGGCTGGGCCTGGACTACCTGGACCTGTATCTCATCCACTGGCCGGTGCCCTCGGCGAACCGTTTCGTGGACACCTTCCGGGCGTTCCAGCGACTGAAGGCCGACGGCCGGGTCCGGTCCATCGGCGTCTCGAATTTCCGGATCGCCGATCTGGATCGATTGATCGCCGAAACCGGGGAGACGCCGTCGGTCAACCAGATCGAGCTGCACCCGAGGCTGGCCCAGCGCGAACTCCGGGAATACCACGCCGAACACGCCATCGCTACCGAGGCGTGGAGTCCGCTCGGCCAGGGCACGCTGCTCGACGATCCGGTGATCACCGCAATAGCCGCGGATCTCGACCGCTCGCCCGCTCAGGTGATCATCCGCTGGCATCTGCAACTCGGCAATGTGGTCATCCCGAAATCGGTCACGCCCGCACGTATCGCCGAGAATTTCGACGTCTTCGGTTTCGAATTGTCGAACGAGCAGGTAAAGGCGATATCCGGCCTCGACGACGGAACCCGTACCGGCGCGAACCCGGACACTTTCGCGATGGGTCTCGAGAGCTGA
- a CDS encoding enoyl-CoA hydratase, whose amino-acid sequence MLGVSRDGDVVTIELQREDRRNALNLDLVTRLREALSNARRDSRVVVITGRGPVFSAGADLDGVYSTEFLDPLLEMLHEVEAMPVPVIAALNGPALGAGVQLAMAADLRVMTPDSYLAIPAAKLGISVDRWTTRRLVSLIGGGPARTVLLGAEPISAADAYTFGFANRLGTLADAQGWAKSIAELAPLSLRHLKLELNDDGTREPATKEQQAALEAAWSSADAEEGRQARQEKRTAKFVGR is encoded by the coding sequence ATGCTCGGGGTCAGCCGCGACGGCGACGTCGTCACTATCGAACTGCAGCGCGAAGACCGGCGTAACGCGCTGAACCTGGACCTGGTCACCCGGCTCCGGGAGGCGCTGTCCAACGCTCGCCGCGATTCCCGGGTCGTCGTGATCACCGGCCGTGGGCCGGTGTTCAGCGCCGGAGCGGATCTGGACGGTGTGTACTCGACCGAGTTCCTCGACCCGCTGCTGGAAATGCTGCACGAGGTCGAGGCCATGCCCGTGCCGGTGATCGCCGCGCTGAACGGTCCCGCGCTGGGCGCGGGCGTGCAGTTGGCGATGGCGGCGGATCTGCGAGTGATGACGCCGGACTCCTACCTCGCCATACCGGCCGCGAAACTCGGTATCTCCGTGGATCGCTGGACCACTCGACGGCTCGTGTCGTTGATCGGCGGCGGCCCGGCGCGCACCGTGCTGCTCGGCGCCGAGCCGATCTCGGCCGCCGACGCGTACACGTTCGGGTTCGCCAATCGCCTCGGCACCCTGGCAGACGCCCAGGGCTGGGCCAAATCCATCGCCGAACTGGCGCCGCTGTCGTTGCGGCATCTGAAACTGGAACTCAACGACGACGGCACCCGTGAGCCGGCGACCAAAGAACAACAGGCGGCGTTGGAGGCGGCATGGTCGAGTGCGGACGCGGAAGAAGGCAGGCAGGCCAGGCAGGAAAAGCGGACCGCGAAGTTCGTGGGCCGGTGA
- a CDS encoding ATP-dependent DNA ligase, whose protein sequence is MRRSFGGEPGQSDIEVRLSNPDKVLYPATGTTKGAVIDYYAEIAPAMLPHIAGRPVTRKRWPDGVAAPSFFEKNLGAGTPSWVPRRTQRHSDRDVTYPVVSSQAGLVWLGQQAALEIHVPQWRFAGDERGPATRLVFDLDPGPGAGLAECARVALGIRDMVAEIGMRAYPVTSGSKGIHLYVPLDRALSPGGASTVAKQVAANLEKLLPDLVTATMAKKVRAGKVFLDWSQNNPSKTTIAPYSLRGREEPNAAAPRTWDEIEDTGELRQLRFDEVLRRYRSDGDLLAALDPPLDDALVKYRSLRDPARTPEPVPDRPAPRTGPGDRFVVHEHHARRLHWDVRLERDGVLVSWAVPKGPPDSPNQNRLAVHTEDHPLEYLDFHGTIPAGEYGGGEMSVWDAGTYRTEKWRDDEVIVVLRGDRLDGRYALIRTAGDQWLMHLMKDQPPVAAELPRGLRPMLATSGDVAGLPESEWVFERKWDGFRLIVEIDAGELRLRSRAGNDVTARYPQLAALAGQLAGHQVVLDGEIVVRGPDGAVNVALLNANPRRAEFMAFDLLYLDGTSLLRKRHRDRRRVLEALAATAPALNVPSPYEGSGADAVRQSERDGVEGVVAKRRDSVYLPGARGHAWVKQRNWRTQQVVVGGLRRSRARPFASLLVGIPGPDGLVYAGRVGTGFGDAEMRELAARLHRLERKTSPFTNEMSVDERRDAIWVTPKIEGTVRYMDWTDAGRFWHPAWLGEL, encoded by the coding sequence GTGCGCCGGAGTTTCGGTGGTGAACCGGGGCAGTCCGATATCGAGGTGCGGCTGAGCAACCCGGACAAGGTGCTCTATCCGGCGACCGGCACCACCAAGGGCGCGGTGATCGACTACTACGCCGAGATCGCCCCGGCCATGCTGCCGCATATCGCCGGGCGGCCCGTCACCCGTAAACGCTGGCCCGACGGTGTGGCGGCGCCCTCGTTCTTCGAGAAGAACCTCGGCGCCGGCACACCGTCCTGGGTTCCGCGGCGTACCCAACGTCATTCCGACCGCGACGTAACCTATCCGGTGGTTTCCTCGCAGGCCGGATTGGTGTGGCTGGGTCAGCAGGCCGCGCTGGAGATACATGTGCCGCAATGGCGCTTCGCCGGCGACGAGCGCGGCCCCGCGACCCGGCTGGTGTTCGATCTGGATCCCGGTCCGGGTGCGGGGCTCGCCGAATGCGCGCGGGTGGCGCTCGGAATCCGGGATATGGTCGCCGAGATCGGGATGCGTGCCTACCCGGTGACCAGCGGAAGCAAGGGCATCCACCTCTATGTTCCGCTGGATCGGGCGCTGAGCCCGGGCGGAGCGTCGACGGTGGCCAAACAGGTGGCGGCGAACCTGGAGAAGTTACTGCCCGATCTGGTGACCGCCACCATGGCGAAAAAGGTCCGCGCCGGCAAGGTGTTCCTGGACTGGAGTCAGAACAACCCGTCGAAGACCACGATCGCGCCCTATTCGCTGCGCGGCCGCGAAGAGCCGAACGCCGCGGCGCCGCGCACCTGGGACGAGATCGAGGACACCGGCGAGTTGCGGCAGCTGCGCTTCGACGAGGTGCTGCGCAGGTACCGGTCCGACGGCGATCTGCTCGCCGCATTGGATCCGCCGCTCGACGACGCCCTGGTGAAATACCGTTCCCTGCGGGATCCGGCGCGGACACCGGAACCGGTACCCGACCGCCCGGCGCCGCGGACCGGCCCCGGCGACCGGTTCGTGGTCCACGAACACCACGCCCGGCGGTTGCACTGGGACGTCCGGCTGGAACGGGACGGCGTGCTCGTCTCCTGGGCGGTGCCCAAGGGGCCGCCGGACAGTCCGAACCAGAATCGCCTGGCCGTGCACACCGAGGACCATCCGCTGGAATACCTGGATTTCCACGGCACGATCCCGGCCGGCGAATACGGCGGCGGGGAGATGTCGGTCTGGGATGCCGGCACCTACCGGACCGAGAAATGGCGGGACGACGAGGTGATCGTGGTGCTGCGCGGCGACCGGCTCGACGGGCGGTACGCGCTGATCCGCACCGCGGGCGACCAGTGGCTCATGCACCTCATGAAGGACCAGCCGCCCGTCGCGGCCGAACTGCCGCGCGGGCTGCGGCCCATGCTGGCCACGAGCGGGGACGTGGCCGGCCTGCCCGAATCGGAGTGGGTCTTCGAACGGAAATGGGACGGTTTCCGGCTCATCGTGGAAATCGACGCGGGAGAACTCCGCTTGCGCAGCCGCGCGGGTAACGACGTCACCGCCCGCTATCCGCAACTCGCGGCGCTGGCCGGGCAGCTGGCCGGCCATCAGGTGGTGCTGGACGGGGAGATCGTCGTCCGTGGCCCGGATGGCGCCGTGAATGTGGCTCTGCTGAACGCGAATCCGCGGCGCGCGGAGTTCATGGCCTTCGACCTGCTCTACCTCGACGGCACCTCACTGCTGCGCAAACGCCACCGCGACCGCCGCCGGGTCCTGGAGGCGCTGGCCGCGACGGCGCCCGCGCTGAACGTGCCGTCGCCCTACGAGGGGAGCGGGGCGGACGCGGTCCGGCAGAGTGAACGCGACGGCGTGGAGGGCGTGGTCGCCAAGCGACGGGATTCGGTGTACCTGCCCGGAGCCCGCGGCCATGCCTGGGTGAAGCAGCGCAACTGGCGGACCCAGCAGGTCGTGGTGGGCGGGTTGCGGCGCAGCCGGGCCCGGCCGTTCGCCTCGCTGCTGGTCGGGATCCCCGGGCCGGACGGTCTGGTGTACGCGGGCCGGGTCGGAACCGGGTTCGGCGACGCGGAGATGCGTGAACTGGCCGCGCGGCTGCACCGGCTGGAACGTAAGACCAGCCCGTTCACCAACGAGATGTCGGTCGATGAACGCCGGGACGCGATCTGGGTGACACCGAAGATCGAAGGCACTGTGCGATACATGGATTGGACCGACGCCGGCCGATTCTGGCATCCGGCATGGCTGGGCGAGCTGTGA